The genomic stretch GTGAAACCCAATTGTTCACAGTACGTGCATCCACCATGACTGCGAGTGGTTCATGTTGCATGAAGTCCCAGGAAGagaccggagaaatgtatgtgtCGTATTCTATACAAACCAGTGATCTGATCATGTTGTGGACTGCAGCAAATTGAATATTTAAGATTGCTTGTCATGAACTTGGGAGTTAAATAAATGCTTTTGTGTCATATGGTCCTTCAGCATGCATGATTTGGTCAATGTAAGATTTAtgtaacaaacaaaaacttaacacAAAAATACAGTTGGTGTCGAagtgtttttaaaaatgaaattaaggtTCCCAAGAAGTATTCGCCCTGCTATGGGGGTCAGTAGAGTCCAGCGTTCTTGTCTCTCAGGACAAGGGGGCAGTGTTTTGACAAAACCGAGCGACTACTCAGTCTAACTTAGTCGCCACAGTAGAAATAATGACTCCAAATTTATTGAAgcgcaaatgttttattgtggaCGGACAAAAATAAACTCTTTAGTTAGAATATACAAGACTTAAACTAACAATGGAAAAATACTGTACAGGAATCTGCCGTTACAAAACAGAAAAGATGTTCAAATTAAAAGTGAAAAACAGTAacgttttcataaatactgacaagAAGCAATGATaacactgattacttcatttcaAGTGGTCGTGTTTTTCTTTCCTATTTAGTTTTTCACAGCGTCGGGTTAGTGATTTTTCCCAACGTAAGGATGGCGTTTGACTCGCTCTCCACCACGAAGAACAAGAAGGGCCGGTTGACAGAAAGCTTGAAGGGAACTCCTGCCTCCTCCGTCTTGTTCTGCTCGGACATCGTGCTGTCCTCGGACATCTCCAATGACACCTTATTAATGGCCTGCCGACAAATGATGGAATTGGAATACTTTTGGACACTGTTATGCCgcgttaaagcaaaaaaaaaaaaaaatccaaaaacgtAAAATGTTAAAATAGGATTGCTAGTTACTTTATAAAAATGACATAGTCGTTGTGTTGTGGTCGTGGGACCCTAAACAGGCGCTGTTGTTAAAAGATGTCCCTTGGTTTACCTTAGCAATAGTGAACTGGTTGGTGTTGCCTAGTTGGCTGAATTGGGCCTCCGAGCCCAACAGCTTGGCCTCCACTTCTGCATCCATGTTGCTCAAAAGCTCCCGCAGGTCATTTGCAAAGGACAAGGAGAACTTTGGTAGTGAAAACTCCAGCAATCTGTAGCACAGCGGGACCACCGATACAGTATTTCATTTCATGAGTTGAGGAAGAAACAACATTCTATAAGCAGACACATTAGCAAACAGGCTGTACGTGGAGCAAAGTAATGACAGcagctaaagatgtcccgatcgatcggcatccgatcacgtcattttcaaagtatcggaatcggcaaaaaaatatcaaaatgtcttacattcatccagagtctttagttttggcttaaaatagggctatcaaatttatcgcataaatggcggtaactaattttttaaaaaattaatcacgttaaaatatttgatgcaattaacgcatgcgctgcacgacccactcacgcattgtcgcgttcaatctataatggcgccgttttacctttatatagagctaacaggcagcgtaaaatgagtagagagaattttggcagtctttggagcctctatttaattggcaaaagccttaaaatccctctctcaacaattagaaatatcgcggGAAGCACTGTGGGGAAGAACggcagtggttgatcttttccttaacaccctatgttacttcccaacgcagagaagatatatcaatgggtgccactacacacagtcatggttgcacttcccatcatgcatttgggcagaacagttaaattgcttcagtatcatttactgaaagctcaacaaatacactagatggcaatatttagtcacaatatacaaagtcacatttatcctttaagaatttcaagtctttctatcagtggatccctctcacagaaagaatgttaataatgtaaatgccatcttgaggatttattttcataataaacaaatacagtacttatgtactgtatgttgaatgtatatattcatccgagttttattcatttttttcttaatgcattgccaaaatgtatatgatcgggaaaaattatcgggaatgattggaattgaatcgggagcaaaaaaaaaagcaatcggatcgggaaatatcgggatcggcagatactcaaactaaaacgatcgggatcggatcgggagcaaaaaaacatgattggaacaaccctaacagCAGCCTGCCTCTGAAATTGTTTCTTGATTTATAGATGGAGGAGAAAGACTGACCCTTCCTGGAGGTTGTGGTACCACGAGGACATGACATTCGTGCGTAGTTTGACTTCGATGTCGGTTAGTTTTGCACCCTCGTGTGGCAGCACCACCAACATGTAGGAGCGCTTACTTAACGACACTTTCACCACTGTGCACCTCCGCACCTACATGCAACAGAAACCTGGATTATTTATTGTGTGTGATATAGATTATGTTTTGGGCTCATTTGGGTTCTGTGTTGGCCACTCAATAGATGGAAGATGAACCCAAACTGGGGTtctaggtatttttttttaacctgaacGAACCTTAGCGAGGTATTTAAATACCTTATCATTGAAATATTGGTAGAGGCCTGTGTGGGTCATCAGAGGAGCCATTACTGTGGTGGTTTCATCCACATGAAACTCCTGCAAGGACGTCTTGTCTGGTTGGAAGGCTGTCTTCCAGTTACCTAGATCAACAGACAGAGGATTGGTCGCACTGTTTAATCAAGATGTCTCTTTAATCCATTATTAGAGGTATCATTTGTGGCTTAAGTGATTTTCTTTGGAACAATATGGAAAAAGACAAGAAATTTGAGCCATGTACATTGCACCCAGAACAATAAGCGTTATtcttattatatacagtggggcaaataagtatttagtcaaccactaattgtgcaagttctcccacttgaaaatattagcgaggcctgtaatttttaacatgggtaaacctcaaccatgagagacagaatgttgggggggggatcacattgtttgatttttaaagaatttatttgcaaatcatggtggaaaataagtatttggtcaataccaaaagttcatctcaatactttgttatgtaccctttgttggcaataacggaggccaaaccatttctgtaactcttcacaagcttttcacacactgtttctggtattttggccctttcctccatgcagaccATGCGGATTTGAGTCGCTGGCGGtgaattgtgttactgatagtagtctttgttactgtggtcccagctctctctctgtaggtcattcactcggtccccccgtgtggttctgggatttttgctcaccgttcttgttatcattttgacgccacagggtgagatcttgcatggacccccagatcgagggagattatcagtggtcttgtatgtcttccattttctaataattgctcccacagttgatttctttacaccaagcgttttacctattacagattcagtcttcccagcctggtgcaggtctacaattttgtctctggtgtccttcgacagctctttggtcttggccatagtggagtttggagtgtgactgactgaggttgtggacaggtgtcttttataccgataatgagttaaaacaggtgccattaatacaggtaacgagtggagcctcgttagacctcattagtagaagttagacctctttgacagccagaaatcttgcttgtttgtaggtgaccaaatacttattttccactctaatttcgaaataaattctttaaaaatcaaacaatgtgatttcccccccccccacattctttcacttatggttgaggtttacccatgttgacaattacaggcctctctaatcttttcaagtaggagaacttgcacaattggtggttgactaaatacttattagcccCACTGTAGCATTTGAAAGGTTAAAATTGATTTGCAATATACAGTGTTTTGAGTCTTTACCAGAAAAGACAGAAAGTAACCAACCTTGGAAGTTGAATAAAGTAACAAAGAGAAGGTTGGAACTGGCGTCCAAATCTTTGAAGGCATCCTTAACTTTCCCATTGGATGTCTTTTCCACAAAAGCGTTGATCAGCTCAGGCTGTGAGAAGTCCACACCGCGGATGAAGGATGAGTCTGAGAAGTCGCGGGTGCCTTGGACGACGTCTGCTGACAGGTGAATGTGCGGGAGGGTGAACAACCACACTTGGGTGCTGATCTCGTTTTTGGGGCCATCATCCACCAGAGAGTTGATATTATGTAGGGTTTTCAGGACCTTGTGTCCATCTACCAGGGACACACAGTCGTCTCTGTCGGTGCCGCTGCTCAGACCCAGGAGATGCTGGAAAGATATCATGAATGGCACATTCAgctttttaaatgatgatattGGGATTAAAGAGGTGAGTTTTACAATTTGTCCGAAGTGTTTTGAAAATTGTAAAGAAAATAGACACCACCATATTTGGTTGTATCATTTCACAAAGATACCTGAAAAAAGCTAGCAGTCTTCTTGGAGGCTCCCAGATAGAACGTGACGAGGGATCCGTAAGTGTTGACAGGCGACAGGAGCGTGTTGGCACCTTGCTGCTTCACACTGAGCGCCTGGTACATCCTCAAACCCAGCGAGTTCATCAGCTCGGCCAACACTGCCGTCCTCTGTGTGATGTTCTGCTTCTGGGTGTCCTGCTCCACAGGATCTCTGGCATCTGGAGTCAGGATCTCCATATCCAAGGGCGCTATCGGAAGTGTCTGTAGGGTTTTTTCAGTCTGCGTCTGCAGGGTCTCACAGCTGACATTATCGGCAGCAAAGAGGTGAAAGGGGTGGATGTAGACGCGGTTAGCTTGCCCTCCAGGGAGGCAGCACCAAAGAAGCAGGACCACGAGAGGTGAGCGTAGATTTTGCATTTTGTCACTGGTCAACATAGGAGTTCTATCagagaaacacaaaaaaactttagcgCTGCGAAGAAACAAATGTCCCTGCTATTTGCAGGGATAAGGCATGAACAAATTGAAAAGTAATCTTGTACTGGTGTCCTCCAATATggaaaaattttaaacattacTGTACATCTGGGATTGAAGGAAGGACACTGAACAGACAATCTACAGCATCCAATCCACGGCCCCATCTCCAGGAAGAGGAGTAGCACCAGTGAAGGGTTGCTGTCACTACCTTATTCCACATTGTCTTTTATTTTCCTGCCCTATTTACCAACGGTCACTGCTCAAAACCTTTCATAGCCTGTCTCGTCAATGCTCAAATCCATTTACAGAGTCTTTCATTGACATGTTGTACTGAcagattgtcttcccaaatAATCTAATCCAACATATTCGGGTTTAGTCTATTCTAAACGATCAACATGCTGGAAAATGGGCAAAATCTGTGAGtaactgaccccccccccccccccaccccccaaaattgtattgtttataactgtaaataaattaatttgcaATTAATCCAAAGTTAAAAGGGTTGTCCTGACTAAAACTACGTTCGGGCTTGGTGCCCAATTCAGAGTTTTTGTTAATTCCAGTGTGTGCTCATTTTGACAATTCCTTCCCAAACTTGTGCTTCCTTGTGTTGCTATTGAAATCGCAcaaacatatgtgtgtgtatgtagtaTGAAGGCAACTCGACTGTGACTGCACACAGGTGCACAATGCGACATGTGCTTACAAAATAAATTACATTGCCTTCTGGAGGTGTCAGCCATCATGCTTTTGTGGCAACTTCTGAGGATTTTCTGCACCGGagtcaacatttttttcaaccTGATAGCTTCATGTGCGGTGTCAAGAagcaaaaactattttttgtgcCTTTGTCCGAAAAACTTGCTGAGTGCGTTGTTTGTTTTGTCGAGTGACGTATTTCACTTGTTGATAATGTATAGATCGAATGTGTACTTGTGAGCGGTCATAGTGCAGAAGCATTGGATAGATATCTGATTTATATTCGCATATAAAAGAGGTCAGATTTGAAAAATCAGAATTTGACTTTGAATACAAGGAaggtggaccacattacaccggttttgaaatcgctacactggcttccagtgagtcaaaggatagactataaaatactactgcttgtctacaaaacacttaatggccttggaccaaaatacatgcttgacttgttagatccctatgagacatctagacccctaaggtcgtctggaaccggtcttctgcatgttccaagaacaagaatcaagcagggtgaggcagcatttagttattatgctcctcacctctggaacaagttacctgaacgtctgaagtatgctcaaactgttagctcttttaaatcaggactaaaaacgcttttctttagcactgcatatccataactgtctatatatttcaatctacttgctttctattcctcttgtgcttatctccattgctgatttcaattattattagttgtagtagtttttgttttattttatttttgttttatttatttttattctatttgtgattaaatgtgatcttttgtcttggtttttacgttgtatttaaatgtgattttttgtaatcttcactttgaattgccttgtgttgaattgtgctatataaataaatttgccttgccttttcaTACTGCATGAAAATATCAGATACATTTTCGCACATGGGCACTGAAATCGGAAATGACCAGCGGTGTGAATGTAGCCTATATAACACTCACTCCAACATAGTTCTGTTGTTCCTCTGTCCATATAAGGAGAGGATAGGAGCGTCCCCCCAAAATCGCCACATGGGTAAATTTGCGCATGAGAATTTGGATGATTAAGAACAATCATAGGCATCTTTACCACTACAAAGTGTAAATAATGCTGGGGTTTACTACAATTTGACTTACTAGTGTACATGACATGTTTTGTTTGTGTTCTTTTAGTTCTGATCCATTGCCAggtcaaatgtttttttgttgcaaaGAAAATTTTGAGTTATGACCAGATATACAGACCACACTACAACCACCCGGTCCAACTTTCTACtcacaaatcacaaaacaaGACCGAGTCACGGAGCAAATTAAATTCGTAAGTCAAGATATGACTGTACTGTGCTGTACTACAAAGTTTATTTAGCTTTTTCAGGTATACAGGTTGTCCTATGTACTGTATTCTATGATCACTGTTGACTCCCTCCCATTTAAACAGATTTCTCTATTTTCTTTCAACTATGAGCTGACATCTGGTTGGATCTGGTTTTCGGCACCATAAACTGGCAGGAAGAGATGAGACAAAGCGACGTGTCAGTGATGGATGGAAGGTTCTTTGTGCCACTGTTGActgaatgaaaacatttttcgcCCTTGGAAACAGGGATTACTTTGACAATGAAGCACATTGCTGTCTGACATTGTttgtatcaaaaaaaaaaaaaaaaacgacttgaaTCAGGATGCATGCGTTGACATCAATGAACAAACTTCCCACTGTGTGTGCTAATTCTGATAATTCCTTCCCAAACTTGCGCTTCCTTGTCAGATAGTCCAttgaggcatttaaaaaaaaaaaaaaaaaaatcatccccAAACGACTGCATTTGTGTTTATTGCCAAGTGTATCTATTTAGATATAATATTCAGAAATATAATAATCACAATTAAATTTCAAATACACAATTTAAAAAGACAAACAGTATCTTCAACGACTAGCCACATActtagagattttttttaaaatcttgttTTTAGGGACCttcttagctttgactttttaaTATAGTGGAAAGAAATGAAGAGGTTAAGGTTTGAAACAAAATCAACAGTGATAAttgaataatgtttttgtttctgttttttttaaagttactcgtatttgtattctttttttttttttatttttactttactaTGTTCTCAAATTGTCATTGATTGAAATTGTGTTGTAATGTAGGCTACTGTATTGGATGCCCTACGGGAAATTTCCATAACTTTAGAAGCTGCTTCAAAGAAAGTATCGACTACCCTTTTAAAGTTTGCAAAGAGAAATGAAGGCAAACATTCTCTTTGTCTACAAGAAGGACTTTACCCTTTCAAGTGTGTGAGGTGAGCAAACAGTACACTCTGTGGATGGACCACAGGACATGGCCTTGGTCTCCAATCAATGCACTTCAACGCCCACTCTTCAATCCGGTGATTTTATGACATCGTATTATATTTCATACTTTGAAACACCATCAGATGATGACCTGGATAACTCTCCAGAAACACCAGTCAGAAACATGTTGCTATTTCTTATTTCTCCCACAAGCTCAAAAATATTGTCTTATTCAGAAACTATAGAGATCACAAAGTTGACTCTTACCGTGTGCGGGCTGCTGGTGAATGTTGCTGCAGCTGCTCTGCCCCCCTGACTTTAAAGCGGACCACCGTGCTGGTTACTGATTAACACCCGTGACTGACTCATGCTGGCTGACTCAAGAAAGTGATCAATAACAGTTCTGACAGAGGCCCACCCCATGTTTCCCCCTCTACCACTGATTTGTTGACTTTAGGAGGATGATGTAAGTGCGTCCTAAAAAGAGGCCTGAACCTGAAAGCAACGTCCGCAACAGGAAGGCAAAGGGAGAAGAGTCTATTCAGTCAAATGTTGCACAGATGTTGAGTACTGACGTAGGCTCGTGTTCCCAAACTAGTACACACAGGACctgaaaataaacatgaaacacTGAGATGGAAGGAAATGGAAAACTACTGTCCAAAATTTGTTCACAAGCAATGCATCTTCTAGTATTTgctgttctttggtcttttaagTGTCAATAGAAGATAATGTGAAAGGACACCTGGAAACCTAAATAGGAACAACAAGGTTCATTGGAGACTCAAATTGGTTTAAAATTGCAAATTAAGTATGAATGATTGCAAAGAAGTGTTCCTATCAATTGCCCTGGGAAAAGAGCAAACAGTTAGCAAATGGTACAATTTACATAGCTTTAGAACAAAGTATGAAAAGGGTGACATCTGTGAGGGCAGTAGCTAAAATCCATGACACACCCGTTCATTATATTTTCTCATCATAAATGGAACATGTATTAGATTATCATTTGCGGATATAGTGATCAAACACAATTTAATGATTAGATTGCAGCTGCTAGGGTGCCATAAAAAAGAGATACTTTCTCTTTGTAAATGCTGCTGAAACTCATCTTTTGTATATTTCATGTAAAACTAGCACAAAGGTAAATATTTAAATAtcaaattaatataattaatctatATTATGTAAGATACATTGAATACAAAAAGTATACACATCCCTGTTTAAAAATGCTTGATTTTTGTGCTGCTAAAAACTGACCAAGACAAATCTTCAAAACTTGTTCCACTATTAATATGAACTTTAACCTGGACaactcaatgaaaaaaaaaataattttttttgagtAAGTAAAATTAAGTAACAGATATATTGTGGTTGCAAAAGTGTGCACACAAGTCAGAATTAACTACTCACATTCCAATTTGTTTTACAAGTGAGTCAGCACTCATGTGCCACCTATTTTTCACAATTGCTTTAATACGTTTCTCTGCTCAgacttgaaattctcaaaactacgcGTACAATCCTCACAACCTTGTATCCTTAGTGCACATCAAAAAATCAGTTTATCATTTCTTTGAACAAGTTAAAGATGCATGGATCGTACATCCATGCAAATGATTGGTACAATTCTTTGCTGTTTCCTATATTATCAGCTCCATTTgtcatgatggtcaaaatgAAATAGTCTCACCGACCACAACGTTTAGTCATTACTTCATTGCATAagtctttacatgcaaaatggagGGACATTTTGTATGTCAACATGTGTGTCCTTTTTCTAAGCATTTTTGTTACTTATTTTACGTAATTTATTTTAACCTGCCAGAATTTGTAATAGTTCGGGACAATGTGAGTTTCCACCACGCCAACATAATTAGGGAATGGTTTGAAACTAGGccagcacaatatatcgttcgaACATCGCCATCACAATGTGTGCAcgagcaatagtcccatcgcaggacgtgcaattttttttgttttgttttgcttcataaaagcagcgagCTTTTATGCTTTTATATGGAACAAATCTTGTTGCGTTGTCGTCTTCATTTTCCGTATAGTCAAGGCCTTTTTTCGACCCACCCTTTGAAGGCGGTGATGTTGAGGCTGTGACACGCTCTTGTCAGACCCtaggccagtacttctcaaatagtggggcgcaaaGCGATGCTGggagtggcgcatgtgaccttggggaacatacttttttgccgtactagaataaagtgtaattgcacatcaactgagtgggtggcagtggagcTCTCATTTTTTTagcatgtgcgcagtatttttgaaccaaaaaagagcacacagcaaagtcactggagatatgaaaagctaagacgaagaaatatgacaaagcgtatgCAGCATTTTGACTTTGACTTTCAGTACagtggagacgaggaaagaccagtctgtttactttgtctaaaaatgttcacagAAGACAGCAGGAAtcctttttttcagcgaaaacgtgccgaatactgccaacaatcgtcccgcttgtcagtgttacatcagtaaaacaGCAAGCACTGTCAGTATCACATAAGGTGGGATACCAATTTGCTCCATGCGAAATAACCCAATATCACAGCAAAGGAGCTAATACtgcctgcagaaaaaaaaaaacaaaaaaaaactatctctctgtccaatgacactgtcgtttttgttctattattttttgttttttcagtctaattgttTGGTATATTGTCCTCTTGAGTTaaggttgctaatcaatttgaatttatgattatttattgactttattttttttttttccccttatcaaacggtcaaaaaaatgtatcgagtctatttttacagtatggatggttttatttttttcttcttctttaatattaaaaaggacacgatgttatgcagaggtgtacttacataataagaattttatagacaaatgatattacagtatatttacagtggcggcagagagttggggggaagCGGattgtttacgtcttcctgggagagtgtaaaagaaaataattgagaagcactgccctaaGCCATGCTGGTCGCGTCGTACATTATGTTTGGGAGATCCCACTTGGACAACTCTAAGCTGGGTCGCTTGGTGGTAATACTGGTGTCCACTGAAGATGGCTGCGGCTCCAAAGGAACCATCGGTGACTTGACAGGATCTGTCTGCAGGATATTCATGAGAAGTTTCCTCGGCACTTCGCGCTCGTCGAACAACACTGACGTTTTTCTGCTTTTTGGGCATTGGAGATGCAGTTCTGCCGGTTGGAGGTGGAAGAGATTATCCTAAAATTCTCTCATGCATCTTGCACTTCATTTTGTGCCGTAaaatgttttgcggagtttgcgGGCGAgctgcttttattgttttattgtacGATGCTTTTACATGGTCTCCCAGATCCCTTTTAcatacagcaatcttcatcattcacaggtgAACCCCCTAAACCTGGATTAaactattatatgaatacaatgtggtcatggtgacCCAACCAAatggagctattcaagtcatctggtgaaaattcctgtagttttaatatcgcaatatgtatcgcaatatatcgtgaATCCCCAAAATGTCTcaacataatttttttcccaatatcgttcaggcctatttgctacccacaacagaatggtaatgaaGTTGCTACCACCATATTCCCCATTCCTCAATATCGTAGAAGAATTTTTCTCCACCACATGGAGATAGCAAGTGTATGATCGCCAGTAAcatgcagtgacatcacagcagatTCCTGGAGAGGCTAGGTAAGGCATTCAAGAAGATTCTCTACACGCTGTAAAGCAAGAGAGGACATCTGTTGTGAAGTggatgaaaatttgtggccCGACAGAGAGAAACGTCAAGAAATGTAgaaagaatgggggaaaaaatcccgacAGCACTCGAAGTTTAGTTGTGTCCATTGTCTTATgttcacatttctaattttacttttatgttgtttttttcttctttgtgaTACTCAGTGCTGTCTTTTGCTCTCTGTATCGCAATGACTTAGTCAAGACACtgtaaaaaaacgtaaaagtgtAGACTGAATCGTTTCCAGTCCATTGCAATCAATCTACCACGCACAAAGGTGTAACTTACTAacaattttcatcaaaacttacgtaaaccatcttcagcatcagagccttccaccaGAGTAACTGTTATATTGAGAGCATGACAAAGTaatttgactgtcttgtctGCACACAATTGAACAACAACTTGTCAGtctgacagcactgacatgttcattcacacagaaatttaattttgagtgaaagaCTAAGAATTTTGCACAAAAAACTTCAGTGACGTGTTTGAGGAATGCACAAACTGTTTTCAGAGTTTCAGTTCTAATCTGAGAAATGCactaaagcaattgagaaaaactgtaaaggGCCATTGCTTAAATTCCGAATACATTTCAGACGTAGATgattttcaagattttttttttaaattcttgcaGAAGCCTGAAGGTTTAGTGCTAACTGAGACGGCTATTTCGACCTGCTCATAATAACGTCCATCTTTTTAAGGTTGCCAGTTCCAGCTcaagaaaaacagcctcaaggAATCATATTGCCAATAGCACTGTGTTGGTGCCAAGCATAATTTGGGGGAATTGTGGCCAAAATGTTCCAAGCTTGATTCCACTCACCCGTAGCAAAATTTCCCAAACACATTTGGGAAATTTTTCT from Corythoichthys intestinalis isolate RoL2023-P3 chromosome 10, ASM3026506v1, whole genome shotgun sequence encodes the following:
- the agt gene encoding angiotensinogen, coding for MLTSDKMQNLRSPLVVLLLWCCLPGGQANRVYIHPFHLFAADNVSCETLQTQTEKTLQTLPIAPLDMEILTPDARDPVEQDTQKQNITQRTAVLAELMNSLGLRMYQALSVKQQGANTLLSPVNTYGSLVTFYLGASKKTASFFQHLLGLSSGTDRDDCVSLVDGHKVLKTLHNINSLVDDGPKNEISTQVWLFTLPHIHLSADVVQGTRDFSDSSFIRGVDFSQPELINAFVEKTSNGKVKDAFKDLDASSNLLFVTLFNFQGNWKTAFQPDKTSLQEFHVDETTTVMAPLMTHTGLYQYFNDKVRRCTVVKVSLSKRSYMLVVLPHEGAKLTDIEVKLRTNVMSSWYHNLQEGLLEFSLPKFSLSFANDLRELLSNMDAEVEAKLLGSEAQFSQLGNTNQFTIAKAINKVSLEMSEDSTMSEQNKTEEAGVPFKLSVNRPFLFFVVESESNAILTLGKITNPTL